A window of the Cheilinus undulatus linkage group 21, ASM1832078v1, whole genome shotgun sequence genome harbors these coding sequences:
- the LOC121503616 gene encoding primary amine oxidase, liver isozyme-like codes for MVEKRMNSLVKWVLILLVLFSIILNIVLIAIHSSRAPKCSARPTHPLRVKHDERSVVFADLTQEEYLQVQQFMLKQKDLDISTNQITKPWENFLFFIDLSLPKKVDALAFLDGKGVKPVREATVVVCHGAHGYIKEYVVGPLPNPTYYKDVTKERYKTDLPITARTTTVGEYALLFPFLEEHVFSKLDKLMKESFDVDADKQLNAYEQMPRGVRAGDRKTWMAFFRDMSGVYVYPVGFEVLVNHESVNVSQWKVERLYYNGQYFDTVEELKQKYEAGSVKKIKYKETADHASLKPKHKTQQIGPQLFNVEGKRYSISNNHVVYLDWSFAFGLSSQTGARVFDVRFKGERIIYELSVQEAMSVYGSVTPAMMMTKFLDSSIGIGRFAHELARGVDCPYDATYIDTYRYFDVPTPVRFRNSICVFEHNLGQPLRRHFADFFHNSYGGMVNSALVMRTVTAIENYDYMWDFIFYQSGSVEAKVHATGFISSSYLVEGNLKYGHQVAENVLGNIHTHFMNFKVDLDVLGLKNVFQTKDMKFVNTSLPWMTDRYAMVPQLVEQQLKTEKEAALRYDTKTPRYLHIASNKTNRWGHQRSYRLQVFSFAGDHLPESQSEERSMSWARYKVAITKHKDSEQTSSSLFNLNNIWDPAVDFSKYIEDNESIENEDLVAWVTAGFLHIPHAEDIPNTVTVGNGGGVLLRPHNYFDEDPSIHSADSVYISPKAVDSCENNRMACLAQETCSPVFEPFTYHGFEGVMRFEDWA; via the exons ATGGTAGAGAAGAGAATGAACTCTCTTGTGAAATGGGTGCTGATCCTACTGGTCCTTTTCTCAATCATCCTCAACATAGTTCTAATTGCGATCCACTCCAGCAGGGCGCCCAAATGTTCCGCTCGTCCTACCCACCCACTGCGGGTCAAACACGATGAGCGTAGCGTCGTGTTCGCAGATCTCACCCAGGAGGAATACTTGCAGGTCCAGCAGTTCATGCTCAAACAAAAAGACTTGGACATATCCACAAACCAGATCACGAAGCCATGGGAAAACTTCTTATTTTTTATAGACCTGTCCTTGCCAAAGAAAGTGGACGCACTGGCTTTCTTGGATGGGAAAGGTGTCAAGCCTGTCAGGGAGGCAACGGTGGTGGTCTGTCACGGTGCGCACGGCTACATAAAGGAGTACGTAGTGGGGCCTCTTCCAAACCCAACATACTACAAGGATGTCACCAAGGAGAGGTACAAGACAGACCTGCCTATCACTGCACGCACCACCACCGTTGGAGAATACGCAttacttttcccttttttggagGAACATGTCTTCTCCAAACTTGACAAGCTCATGAAAGAGAGTTTCGACGTGGATGCGGACAAGCAGCTGAATGCGTATGAGCAGATGCCTCGTGGAGTCCGAGCCGGGGACAGGAAGACCTGGATGGCTTTTTTCAGAGACATGAGCGGCGTTTACGTCTACCCGGTGGGCTTCGAGGTTCTGGTCAACCATGAGAGCGTCAACGTGTCCCAGTGGAAAGTGGAGCGGCTGTATTACAATGGTCAGTACTTTGACACTGTAGAGGAACTCAAACAGAAGTATGAAGCTGGAtctgtaaagaaaataaagtacaaGGAGACAGCTGATCACGCATCACTGAAACCAAAGCACAAAACTCAGCAGATCGGTCCGCAGCTGTTTAACGTGGAAGGCAAACGCTACAGCATCAGCAACAATCACGTGGTTTACTTGGACTGGAGCTTTGCCTTTGGACTGAGCTCTCAAACGGGCGCGAGGGTTTTTGACGTGCGTTTCAAAGGTGAGAGGATCATCTATGAGCTGAGTGTGCAAGAGGCCATGTCAGTGTACGGCTCAGTGACTCCGGCAATGATGATGACCAAGTTTTTAGACTCCAGCATCGGGATAGGACGCTTTGCGCATGAACTAGCCCGTGGTGTGGACTGCCCCTACGATGCCACCTACATCGACACGTACCGCTACTTTGATGTCCCAACCCCGGTCAGATTTCGAAATTCAATTTGCGTCTTTGAGCACAACTTGGGTCAGCCTCTGCGGAGGCATTTCGCAGACTTTTTCCACAACAGCTATGGGGGGATGGTGAACAGTGCTTTGGTGATGAGGACTGTCACAGCAATAGAAAACTATGACTATATGTGGGATTTCATCTTCTACCAGAGTGGATCAGTGGAGGCTAAGGTGCATGCCACTGgcttcatttcttcttcttatcTTGTGGAGGGGAATCTGAAATATGGACACCAGGTGGCCGAGAACGTGCTTGGGAACATTCACACACACTTTATGAACTTCAAGGTTGACCTGGATGTGCTGG GTTTGAAGAATGTTTTCCAGACTAAAGACATGAAGTTTGTTAACACATCTCTACCCTGGATGACCGATCGCTATGCAATGGTCCCTCAGCTTGTGGAACAACAACTGAAGACTGAAAAG GAAGCCGCTCTGCGTTATGACACCAAGACTCCACGCTACCTCCACATTGCCAGCAACAAGACAAACCGCTGGGGCCACCAGCGCTCCTACAGGCTTCAGGTGTTCAGCTTCGCTGGAGACCACCTCCCAGAGAGCCAGTCAGAGGAGAGATCTATGTCCTGGGCCAG GTATAAGGTTGCCATCACCAAACATAAGGACTCTGAGCAGACCAGCTCTAGTCTGTTCAACCTAAACAACATCTGGGACCCAGCTGTTGATTTCAGCAAATACATCGAGGACAATGAAAGCATAGAAAATGAG GACCTGGTTGCCTGGGTGACCGCTGGTTTCCTCCACATCCCACATGCAGAGGACATCCCCAACACTGTGACTGTGGGTAATGGAGGCGGGGTCCTACTGCGGCCACACAACTACTTTGATGAGGACCCTTCTATTCACTCTGCTGATTCAGTGTACATCAGTCCCAAGGCTGTAGACAGCTGTGAAAACAACAGGATGGCCTGCCTTGCTCAAGAGACCTGCAGCCCTGTCTTTGAGCCCTTTACATATCATGGCTTTGAAGGAGTCATGAGGTTTGAGGATTGGGCTTAA